One window of Nocardioides dongkuii genomic DNA carries:
- a CDS encoding IS110 family transposase, which yields MTSLTDSIDLREVVDVVIGVDTHVHTHSAAVVDARTGGVLGEITVEATCEGYAELIEFTERHAALRAWAIEGTGSHGAGLTRTLSERSEVVIELDRPVRAKRRNGAKSDPLDAIRAAREALARPRLGTPRTGGDRQALAVLVTARRSAIQAAGDAQRQLFALIIAAPEQIRSRFRGQQLKTMIRTAAAMRTHTTWDLETTTTVTTLRTLARRSQHLQAEADDYEKTITAIVKSWRPDLLDQPGIGPITAAIVLCAWSHPGRIHSEAAFAMLAGAAPIPANSGQTTNRYRLNRYGDRQLNRALHTIAITRQRCHQPTRDYTARRTTEGKNPREIRRCLKRYIARDLYRRLENPPSPLDAT from the coding sequence ATGACCAGTCTGACTGACTCGATCGACCTGCGGGAGGTAGTCGACGTCGTCATCGGCGTCGACACCCACGTGCACACCCACTCGGCTGCCGTCGTCGATGCCCGTACCGGTGGAGTGCTCGGTGAGATCACCGTCGAGGCCACCTGCGAGGGCTACGCCGAGCTCATCGAGTTCACCGAGCGTCACGCCGCCCTGCGTGCCTGGGCGATCGAGGGAACCGGCAGCCACGGCGCCGGCCTGACCCGAACCCTCAGCGAGCGCAGCGAGGTCGTCATCGAGCTCGACCGGCCCGTGCGGGCCAAGCGCCGCAACGGCGCGAAGTCCGACCCCCTCGACGCGATCCGCGCCGCCCGCGAGGCCCTAGCCCGACCCCGACTCGGCACCCCACGCACCGGTGGCGACCGCCAAGCCCTGGCCGTCCTGGTGACCGCACGACGCTCAGCGATCCAGGCAGCCGGCGATGCGCAACGGCAACTGTTCGCCCTGATCATCGCCGCCCCCGAACAGATCCGGAGCCGCTTCCGAGGCCAGCAACTGAAAACGATGATCCGCACCGCCGCCGCGATGCGCACCCACACCACCTGGGACCTCGAGACCACCACGACCGTGACCACACTGCGGACCCTGGCCCGCCGCAGCCAACACCTGCAGGCCGAGGCCGACGACTACGAGAAGACCATCACCGCCATCGTGAAGTCATGGCGCCCAGACCTCCTCGACCAACCCGGAATCGGACCGATCACCGCCGCGATCGTGCTGTGCGCCTGGTCCCACCCCGGCCGCATCCACTCCGAAGCAGCCTTCGCGATGCTCGCCGGCGCCGCACCCATCCCCGCCAACTCCGGCCAAACCACCAACCGCTACCGCCTCAACCGCTACGGCGACCGACAACTCAACCGCGCCCTGCACACCATCGCCATCACCCGGCAACGCTGCCACCAACCCACCCGCGACTACACCGCCCGCCGCACCACCGAAGGCAAGAACCCCCGCGAGATCCGCCGATGCCTCAAGCGCTACATCGCCCGCGACCTCTACCGACGCCTCGAGAACCCACCATCACCCCTTGACGCAACATAG
- a CDS encoding acyl-CoA dehydrogenase has product MSIGISDEHVELASSLRKWAASLDGPSVARAAEEDAAADFAATWAAIGEMGVATIGLPEAAGGGGGSVLDVAVALEACAHELVPGPLLGPAVAALLLGESPLAAELGEGAVVALALSDVVWDAPSATQVLTADDSGSWSVLPRSAVEVTDALGVDLSRRHGTLRVLDESARVPVPHLDAELVRRTAVTLGAAEAAGLARWCLETAVEYAKVREQFGKKIGSFQAIKHLCAEMLETAESVTAAAWDVACAAQRGLAGADDDQWAFAADVAAAIAFDGALSVAKSCIQVLGGIGFTFEHDAHLYYRRAAALRALLGGRDDAAERLTARAVDGVRRRLEVDLDGRDAELRDEVRARAGEIAAQPEERRREALVEAGYLTPHWPAPYGIGADAVAQIVIDQELERAGVTRPDIVIAGWALPTILEHGTDEQRERFVRPSLLGELVWCQLFSEPGAGSDLASLRTRAVKVDGGWRLTGQKVWTSVAQKADWGICLARTDPDAPQHRGITYFLVDMRNSEGIDVRPLREITGEALFNEVFLDDVFVPDELVVAQPGDGWRLARTTLANERVAMASSRLSKSTERAVALVADGRGSAAQRVAVGHSVALSTVCSLLGVRTVLRSLAGQGPGPESSVAKLLGVRNRQEGSELVVSLHGDRVVVAGSDDQVRADMWEMLNTRCLSIAGGTTQILRNVAGERILGLPR; this is encoded by the coding sequence ATGTCGATCGGGATCTCCGACGAGCACGTCGAGCTGGCGAGCAGCCTGCGCAAGTGGGCGGCGTCGCTGGACGGCCCGTCCGTGGCGCGTGCCGCCGAGGAGGACGCCGCTGCTGACTTCGCCGCGACCTGGGCGGCGATCGGCGAGATGGGCGTGGCCACGATCGGGCTGCCCGAGGCGGCCGGGGGCGGTGGCGGCTCCGTGCTCGACGTCGCGGTCGCACTCGAGGCGTGCGCCCACGAGCTGGTGCCGGGGCCGCTGCTCGGGCCGGCGGTCGCCGCGCTGCTGCTCGGGGAGTCGCCGCTGGCGGCCGAGCTCGGGGAGGGGGCGGTCGTCGCCCTCGCCCTCTCCGACGTCGTGTGGGACGCGCCGTCGGCGACGCAGGTGCTGACCGCCGACGACTCCGGCTCCTGGTCGGTGCTGCCGCGCTCCGCGGTCGAGGTCACCGACGCGCTCGGGGTCGACCTGAGCCGGCGCCACGGCACCCTCCGCGTGCTCGACGAGTCGGCGCGGGTGCCGGTGCCGCACCTGGACGCCGAGCTGGTCCGTCGTACCGCCGTGACGCTGGGGGCCGCCGAGGCGGCCGGCCTGGCGCGCTGGTGCCTGGAGACGGCGGTCGAGTACGCGAAGGTGCGCGAGCAGTTCGGGAAGAAGATCGGCAGCTTCCAGGCGATCAAGCACCTGTGCGCCGAGATGCTCGAGACCGCCGAGTCCGTCACCGCGGCCGCCTGGGACGTCGCGTGCGCCGCCCAGCGCGGCCTCGCGGGCGCCGACGACGACCAGTGGGCGTTCGCCGCCGACGTCGCCGCCGCGATCGCCTTCGACGGGGCGCTCTCGGTCGCCAAGTCCTGCATCCAGGTCCTCGGCGGCATCGGGTTCACCTTCGAGCACGACGCCCACCTGTACTACCGCCGCGCCGCGGCGCTGCGCGCCCTCCTCGGCGGCCGGGACGACGCCGCCGAGCGGCTGACGGCGCGGGCGGTCGACGGCGTACGCCGGCGGCTGGAGGTCGACCTCGACGGCCGCGACGCGGAGCTCCGCGACGAGGTCCGGGCGCGGGCCGGCGAGATCGCCGCGCAGCCGGAGGAGCGCCGACGCGAGGCGCTGGTCGAGGCCGGCTACCTGACGCCGCACTGGCCCGCGCCGTACGGCATCGGCGCGGACGCGGTCGCCCAGATCGTCATCGACCAGGAGCTGGAGCGGGCCGGGGTCACCCGGCCGGACATCGTGATCGCGGGCTGGGCGCTGCCGACGATCCTCGAGCATGGGACCGACGAGCAGCGGGAGCGCTTCGTGCGGCCCTCGCTGCTCGGTGAGCTGGTCTGGTGCCAGCTGTTCTCCGAGCCGGGGGCCGGCTCGGACCTGGCGTCGCTGCGCACCCGCGCCGTGAAGGTGGACGGCGGCTGGCGGCTCACCGGGCAGAAGGTGTGGACCTCGGTCGCGCAGAAGGCGGACTGGGGCATCTGCCTGGCGCGCACCGACCCCGACGCCCCGCAGCACCGGGGGATCACCTACTTCCTGGTGGACATGCGGAACAGCGAGGGGATCGACGTACGACCCCTGCGGGAGATCACCGGCGAGGCGCTGTTCAACGAGGTCTTCCTCGACGACGTGTTCGTGCCCGACGAGCTCGTGGTCGCCCAGCCGGGCGACGGCTGGCGGCTCGCGCGGACCACGCTGGCCAACGAGCGGGTCGCGATGGCGAGCAGCCGGCTGAGCAAGAGCACCGAGCGGGCCGTCGCGCTGGTCGCGGACGGCCGGGGCTCGGCGGCGCAGCGGGTGGCCGTCGGGCACTCCGTCGCGCTGTCCACGGTGTGCTCGCTGCTCGGCGTCCGCACGGTGCTGCGGTCGCTGGCCGGGCAGGGCCCCGGGCCAGAGTCGTCGGTGGCGAAGCTCCTCGGCGTCCGCAACCGCCAGGAGGGCTCCGAGCTCGTCGTCTCCCTGCACGGCGACCGCGTGGTCGTCGCCGGCAGCGACGACCAGGTGCGCGCCGACATGTGGGAGATGCTCAACACCCGGTGCCTCTCCATCGCCGGTGGCACCACCCAGATCCTCCGCAACGTCGCCGGCGAGCGGATCCTCGGCCTCCCGCGCTAG
- a CDS encoding class I SAM-dependent methyltransferase translates to MPADLLDHARAAKGFMPEDEGALLHRVALERLPHGPALEVGTYCGKSAIYLGAAAREVGGTVFTVDHHRGSEENQAGWEHHDASLVDDELGLMDTLPVFRRTLALAGLEEQVVAVVGRSTTVSAHWRTPLSMLFIDGGHAEEHAQNDYSGWARWLMPGGHLVIHDVFADPADGGQAPYHVYLRALESGSFEDVEAVGSMRVLRRTAGHAGDAVG, encoded by the coding sequence ATGCCCGCCGACCTGCTGGACCACGCCCGCGCCGCCAAGGGCTTCATGCCCGAGGACGAGGGGGCGCTGCTGCACCGCGTCGCGCTCGAGCGGCTCCCCCACGGCCCCGCGCTCGAGGTGGGCACCTACTGCGGCAAGTCCGCGATCTACCTCGGCGCCGCCGCACGCGAGGTCGGCGGCACGGTGTTCACCGTCGACCACCACCGCGGCTCCGAGGAGAACCAGGCCGGCTGGGAGCACCACGACGCCTCGCTCGTCGACGACGAGCTCGGGCTGATGGACACCCTGCCGGTCTTCCGTCGCACGCTCGCGCTGGCCGGCCTCGAGGAGCAGGTCGTCGCGGTCGTCGGCCGCAGCACCACGGTGAGCGCCCACTGGCGCACCCCGCTCTCGATGCTGTTCATCGACGGCGGGCACGCCGAGGAGCACGCGCAGAACGACTACTCCGGGTGGGCGCGCTGGCTGATGCCCGGCGGCCACCTGGTCATCCACGACGTCTTCGCCGACCCCGCGGACGGTGGCCAGGCGCCGTACCACGTCTACCTGCGCGCCCTCGAGAGCGGCAGCTTCGAGGACGTCGAGGCGGTCGGGTCGATGCGGGTGCTACGTCGTACGGCCGGGCACGCGGGTGACGCCGTCGGCTGA
- a CDS encoding prenyltransferase, with protein sequence MSEELPSVRDVLTGQQVADTARSIAAMQEPCGAIPWTTGEHADIWNHVEAAMALLVGGQVEAAERAYRWVPTMQRPDGSWPMKIVDGRAEDERGEVNMSAYLAVGVWHHWLVRHDPAFVAELWPSVRAGLDWVVSQQVAFGGINWTPTESLSLLAGSSSIYHSLRAGVALAELLDDPQPEWELAGGRLGHALREHRDLFADKSTYSMDWYYPVLGGAVRGQAAYDLLATRWDDFVVPGLGIHCVDTNPWVTGAETCELVMALDNIGDHRRALTLLTDMQHLREPDGRYGTGWVYAGENPDVRWPAEHTTYTAAAVVLAVDALGETHGHSTPGSGIYRGTSLAPHFSELALECGCPSADGVTRVPGRTT encoded by the coding sequence CCCGTGGACGACGGGCGAGCACGCCGACATCTGGAACCACGTCGAGGCCGCGATGGCGCTGCTCGTCGGTGGCCAGGTCGAGGCGGCCGAGCGCGCCTACCGCTGGGTGCCGACCATGCAGCGCCCCGACGGCTCGTGGCCGATGAAGATCGTCGACGGCCGGGCCGAGGACGAGCGCGGCGAGGTCAACATGAGCGCCTACCTCGCGGTCGGCGTGTGGCACCACTGGCTGGTCCGCCACGACCCGGCGTTCGTCGCCGAGCTGTGGCCCTCGGTCCGCGCCGGCCTGGACTGGGTGGTCTCCCAGCAGGTCGCCTTCGGCGGCATCAACTGGACGCCCACCGAGTCGCTGAGCCTGCTCGCCGGCTCCTCCAGCATCTACCACTCGCTGCGCGCCGGCGTCGCGCTCGCCGAGCTGCTCGACGACCCGCAGCCGGAGTGGGAGCTCGCCGGCGGCCGGCTCGGGCACGCGCTGCGCGAGCACCGCGACCTGTTCGCCGACAAGTCGACGTACTCGATGGACTGGTACTACCCGGTCCTCGGCGGCGCGGTGCGCGGTCAGGCGGCGTACGACCTGCTCGCGACGCGGTGGGACGACTTCGTCGTCCCGGGTCTCGGCATCCACTGCGTCGACACCAACCCCTGGGTCACCGGGGCGGAGACGTGCGAGCTGGTGATGGCGCTGGACAACATCGGCGACCACCGCCGTGCGCTGACGCTGCTCACCGACATGCAGCACCTGCGCGAGCCCGACGGGCGCTACGGCACCGGCTGGGTCTACGCCGGGGAGAACCCGGACGTGCGCTGGCCCGCGGAGCACACGACGTACACGGCGGCTGCGGTGGTCCTCGCCGTGGACGCGCTGGGGGAGACCCACGGGCACAGCACGCCGGGCTCGGGGATCTACCGCGGGACGTCGCTGGCGCCGCACTTCAGCGAGCTCGCGCTCGAGTGCGGGTGCCCGTCAGCCGACGGCGTCACCCGCGTGCCCGGCCGTACGACGTAG